In Cryptomeria japonica chromosome 10, Sugi_1.0, whole genome shotgun sequence, a genomic segment contains:
- the LOC131029026 gene encoding protein SRC2 homolog, with protein sequence MECKHLELNIMSAQDLKKPRHLFAGKLKTYAVAWIRGGEKISTQIDCTGGVNPTWNDKLMLRIEDRFLQSNTCALTVDIYCVGCIKNTLLGSVRVLISDLAKGNAVNFFALHVRRPSGRPQGILNIASLTVDEKNSGGVAHLHKGNIVYQRRKSEDSWASAIVPTHKSEAEGPEVESFDGHVKQGVGCYPVLRRKIGTVVVVYELER encoded by the coding sequence ATGGAGTGTAAGCACTTGGAACTCAATATCATGTCTGCGCAGGATTTGAAGAAGCCGCGCCATCTGTTTGCCGGAAAATTGAAAACCTACGCTGTAGCGTGGATCCGCGGCGGCGAAAAAATTTCAACTCAGATCGACTGTACTGGAGGTGTGAATCCGACCTGGAACGATAAACTAATGTTGAGGATCGAGGATCGATTCCTGCAAAGCAACACTTGTGCCCTAACTGTGGACATTTACTGCGTTGGATGCATCAAGAACACTCTGCTTGGAAGCGTTAGGGTTTTGATTTCGGATCTGGCCAAGGGAAATGCCGTGAATTTCTTTGCACTTCATGTGCGCCGTCCCTCTGGCCGTCCTCAGGGCATCCTCAACATTGCGTCTCTGACTGTCGATGAGAAGAACAGTGGAGGAGTTGCACACCTTCACAAAGGCAATATTGTTTACCAACGGAGAAAATCAGAGGATTCCTGGGCCTCAGCGATAGTTCCGACTCACAAGTCCGAGGCTGAAGGTCCCGAGGTCGAATCCTTTGATGGCCATGTCAAGCAGGGCGTTGGATGCTATCCAGTGCTGAGAAGAAAGATCGGAACAGTGGTAGTTGTCTACGAATTGGAAAGATAA